One window of Litorilinea aerophila genomic DNA carries:
- a CDS encoding amidohydrolase family protein has protein sequence MTIIDAHIHYGDDDPDFLRLLEELDIKLLNITLVQSHDSRWREQADRYRDLAQRYPQRFSWCTSIDLPRFDDPDYANFAILGLDRDFENKAVACKIWKNIGMEVKNPAGDYVMIDDPIFAPIFKHIAARGRALLLHIAEPLACWQPLDENNPHYGYYSRNPQWHMYGKSDVPSHADLIAARDRVVEKNLNLRIIGAHLGSLEHDVDEVAKRLDAYPNFAVDISARLADLARQDSSKVRQFFIDYQDRILFGTDMVMGTPISQMAPAEKAEALARIRETYEMHFAYLEKSGPVTVRGYETEGLHLPPEVLEKVYRRNAQRWYAGV, from the coding sequence GTGACGATTATCGATGCCCATATCCACTATGGAGACGACGATCCGGATTTCCTCCGACTGCTGGAGGAGCTGGACATCAAATTGCTCAATATCACCCTGGTCCAAAGCCACGACAGCCGGTGGCGGGAACAGGCCGATCGCTATCGGGACCTGGCCCAGCGCTACCCCCAGCGCTTCAGCTGGTGCACCAGTATCGATCTGCCCCGCTTTGATGACCCGGACTATGCCAACTTTGCCATCCTGGGGCTGGATCGGGACTTCGAGAACAAGGCCGTGGCGTGCAAAATCTGGAAAAACATCGGCATGGAGGTCAAAAATCCGGCCGGGGACTACGTCATGATCGACGATCCCATCTTTGCTCCCATCTTCAAACATATCGCCGCCCGAGGCCGGGCCCTGCTCCTCCACATCGCCGAACCGCTGGCCTGCTGGCAGCCGCTGGACGAAAACAACCCCCATTACGGCTACTACAGCCGCAACCCCCAGTGGCACATGTACGGCAAAAGCGACGTCCCCTCCCACGCCGACCTGATCGCGGCCCGGGACCGGGTGGTGGAGAAAAACCTGAATCTGCGCATTATCGGCGCCCATCTGGGCAGCCTGGAACATGATGTGGACGAGGTGGCCAAGCGGCTGGATGCCTATCCCAACTTCGCCGTGGACATTTCCGCCCGGCTGGCCGACCTGGCCCGGCAGGACTCGTCCAAGGTGCGCCAGTTCTTCATCGACTACCAGGACCGCATCCTCTTCGGCACCGACATGGTGATGGGCACGCCCATCTCCCAAATGGCGCCGGCCGAGAAGGCAGAAGCCCTGGCACGCATCCGGGAGACCTACGAGATGCACTTCGCCTACCTGGAAAAAAGCGGCCCGGTCACCGTGCGGGGCTACGAAACCGAGGGGCTTCACCTGCCGCCCGAGGTGCTGGAGAAGGTCTATCGACGCAACGCACAGCGCTGGTATGCCGGGGTGTAG
- a CDS encoding SH3 domain-containing protein: protein MVRSSGKAEPVKPAQSPSGRSSGGPTWPIVVLVLLFVVVALVVGVRTLGPGETGGTPEVQLTPVVGGMAITTPGPSPTPTPSPTPALAPERPALAAEGGLRLYADASFEAVLLDRYPAGARFTVLEPSGDYDDFPVAREGSLWVRVRAADGLVGWTTVDRLVPVTDGP from the coding sequence ATGGTCAGGTCGTCCGGCAAGGCAGAACCCGTGAAACCGGCCCAGAGCCCCAGCGGCCGATCTTCAGGCGGGCCCACCTGGCCCATCGTTGTCTTGGTGTTGCTCTTTGTCGTCGTGGCCCTGGTGGTGGGCGTGCGGACCCTGGGGCCGGGTGAAACCGGAGGGACGCCCGAGGTGCAGCTCACGCCTGTGGTGGGCGGCATGGCCATCACCACGCCCGGGCCATCGCCCACTCCCACGCCGTCGCCCACCCCAGCCCTGGCGCCGGAACGGCCGGCCCTGGCCGCGGAAGGGGGCCTGCGCCTGTACGCCGATGCCTCCTTCGAGGCAGTGCTGCTGGACCGGTATCCCGCCGGTGCTCGCTTCACCGTCCTGGAGCCTAGTGGCGATTACGATGATTTTCCCGTGGCCCGGGAGGGCAGCCTGTGGGTCCGGGTCCGGGCGGCCGATGGGCTGGTGGGCTGGACGACCGTGGACCGCCTGGTGCCCGTCACAGACGGCCCGTAG
- the polX gene encoding DNA polymerase/3'-5' exonuclease PolX — MSSQSQTTRFSNRDVADILSEVADILQILDANRFRIIAFQNAAEAIRTYGQDINAVHAAGKLQEIPGVGKGIAGAIAELLEQGRVAEFEELKAQVPPGVVEMIHVPDVGPKTARRLWQELGITSVEELRQAAEAGRIRELKGFGAKSEQKILKGIELWSQRGGESRTPLGEARPLALALVEGLHTAASGAIQQIQVAGSLRRWRETIGDLDILCVSNDPSTVMEAFRSLPQVSDVVGSGETKTSVILTTGLRADLRVVEARHWGAALQYFTGSKEHNVALRELALRQGWSLNEYGLTATGSGQEPEGTQRFFDTEEALYDFLGLEWIPPELRENRGEIQAARRHELPPLITLADIQGELHGHTTWSDGTASIAEMAEAARRRGYRYWNVSDHSVGLGMVSGLDAARLAEQAREIEQLNRQWEAEGVDFRLLRGIEVEILADGSLALPDEVLAGLDVVVASIHSGLRQDRETITERCLRAVRNPHVDILGHPTGRLLGSRLPSALDVERVLQACAETGTVVEINAHPSRLDLNDAYARRAMELGCKLAINSDAHAPGGMEILEYGIGVARRAWLRAEDVVNTRPLPEMLALLKG, encoded by the coding sequence ATGTCCAGCCAGTCCCAGACCACCCGCTTCAGCAACCGAGACGTGGCCGACATCCTGTCGGAAGTAGCCGACATTCTCCAGATCCTGGATGCCAACCGCTTTCGCATCATCGCCTTTCAGAACGCGGCCGAAGCCATCCGCACCTACGGCCAGGACATCAACGCCGTCCACGCGGCGGGGAAGCTCCAGGAGATCCCCGGCGTGGGCAAAGGCATTGCCGGCGCCATCGCCGAGCTGCTGGAACAGGGCCGCGTGGCCGAGTTCGAGGAGCTCAAGGCCCAGGTCCCGCCGGGCGTGGTGGAGATGATCCATGTGCCGGACGTGGGCCCCAAGACGGCCCGTCGCCTCTGGCAGGAGCTGGGCATCACCAGCGTGGAGGAGCTGCGCCAGGCGGCCGAAGCCGGCCGAATCCGGGAGCTCAAAGGCTTTGGCGCCAAAAGTGAGCAGAAGATCCTCAAGGGGATCGAACTCTGGAGCCAGCGCGGCGGGGAAAGCCGGACGCCCCTGGGCGAGGCCCGTCCCCTGGCCCTGGCCCTGGTGGAGGGCCTGCACACCGCCGCCTCTGGCGCCATCCAGCAGATCCAGGTGGCCGGCAGCCTGCGCCGCTGGCGGGAGACCATCGGCGACCTGGACATCCTCTGCGTGAGCAACGACCCCTCCACCGTCATGGAAGCCTTCCGCAGCCTGCCCCAGGTGAGCGACGTGGTGGGCAGCGGCGAGACCAAGACCAGCGTAATTCTCACCACCGGCCTGCGGGCAGACCTGCGGGTGGTGGAGGCCCGCCACTGGGGCGCTGCCCTCCAATACTTCACCGGCAGCAAGGAACACAACGTGGCCCTGCGGGAGCTGGCCCTCCGCCAGGGCTGGAGCCTCAACGAGTATGGCCTCACCGCCACCGGCAGCGGCCAGGAGCCGGAGGGTACCCAGCGCTTCTTCGACACCGAAGAGGCCCTCTACGACTTTCTGGGCCTGGAGTGGATCCCGCCGGAGTTGCGGGAGAACCGGGGTGAAATCCAGGCCGCCCGCCGCCACGAGCTGCCGCCCCTCATCACCCTGGCAGACATCCAGGGGGAGCTCCATGGCCACACCACCTGGAGCGACGGCACGGCCAGTATCGCCGAGATGGCGGAAGCAGCCCGCCGCCGCGGCTACCGCTACTGGAATGTGAGCGATCACAGCGTCGGCCTGGGCATGGTCAGCGGGCTGGATGCCGCCCGGCTGGCGGAGCAGGCCCGGGAGATCGAGCAACTCAACCGTCAGTGGGAAGCGGAGGGCGTGGACTTTCGCCTGCTGCGGGGCATCGAGGTGGAGATCCTGGCCGACGGCAGCCTGGCCCTGCCCGATGAGGTGCTGGCCGGGTTGGATGTGGTGGTGGCCAGCATCCATAGCGGCCTGCGCCAGGACCGGGAGACCATCACCGAGCGCTGCCTGCGGGCCGTGCGCAATCCCCACGTGGACATCCTGGGCCACCCCACCGGCCGCCTGCTGGGCTCCCGTCTGCCCTCCGCCCTGGATGTGGAGCGGGTCTTGCAGGCGTGCGCCGAGACGGGCACCGTGGTTGAGATCAACGCCCACCCCAGTCGGCTGGACCTGAACGACGCCTACGCCCGCCGGGCCATGGAGTTGGGCTGCAAGCTGGCCATCAACAGCGATGCCCACGCACCCGGGGGCATGGAGATCCTGGAGTATGGCATCGGCGTCGCCCGCCGGGCCTGGCTGCGGGCCGAAGATGTGGTCAACACCCGGCCGCTGCCGGAGATGTTGGCCCTGCTCAAGGGCTGA
- a CDS encoding ABC transporter permease: protein MRQLNQTRTILILVSPALLFLSIFFLLPILVTLAGGFQNEAGVFSLAGYLAFFQDRNAQIIYWRTLRLGVIVTVLAALLGYPASYLIAQMPPRRRSLLMSLVILPLMTNPVARTYAWLIILGRFGLINQVLLALGLTEEPRRLLFNETAIVVGLLQLFLPLMILPLVSALENIPHEVVEAARSLGAGELTTFFRVIVPLSADGLVMGGTLVFTGAITAYVTPAILGGNRVLVLATLLRQRALVAIDWEGATVVAGVMLVTTLLVNLFLRLFRPKMV, encoded by the coding sequence ATGCGTCAACTGAATCAAACCCGTACCATCCTCATCCTGGTCTCGCCGGCGTTGCTCTTTCTGAGCATCTTTTTTTTGTTGCCCATCCTGGTGACCCTGGCCGGCGGCTTTCAAAACGAGGCCGGCGTTTTCTCCCTGGCCGGTTACCTGGCCTTTTTCCAGGATCGCAACGCCCAGATCATCTACTGGCGCACCTTGCGCCTGGGCGTGATCGTCACGGTGTTGGCCGCGCTCCTGGGCTATCCGGCCTCCTATCTCATCGCGCAGATGCCGCCCCGGCGCCGTTCCCTGCTCATGTCCCTGGTCATTCTCCCCCTCATGACCAATCCGGTGGCCCGTACCTACGCCTGGCTCATCATCCTGGGGCGTTTTGGCCTGATCAACCAGGTGCTGCTGGCCCTGGGCCTGACCGAAGAACCCCGCCGGCTGCTCTTCAATGAGACGGCCATCGTGGTGGGGCTGCTGCAACTCTTCCTGCCCCTGATGATCCTGCCCCTGGTGAGCGCCCTGGAAAACATCCCCCACGAAGTGGTGGAGGCGGCCCGTAGCCTGGGCGCGGGGGAGCTCACCACCTTCTTCCGGGTCATCGTCCCCCTCTCCGCGGACGGCCTGGTGATGGGAGGGACCCTGGTCTTCACCGGTGCCATCACCGCCTACGTCACCCCGGCCATTTTGGGCGGGAATCGGGTGCTGGTCTTGGCCACCCTGCTGCGCCAGCGGGCGCTGGTGGCCATCGACTGGGAGGGTGCGACGGTGGTGGCCGGCGTCATGCTGGTGACCACGTTGTTGGTGAATCTTTTCCTGCGACTTTTCCGACCCAAGATGGTATAG
- the ligA gene encoding NAD-dependent DNA ligase LigA yields MSETTETTTSSAPSTADPALVERLEKLRQAIRYHQYRYYVLDDPVISDEEFDALFRELQALEEAHPELRTEDSPTVRVGGVVSDRFERTRHPVPMLSLANAFTTEDLYAWRERIKRFLPPEQHAQLSYVAEPKFDGLTVVLHYQDGRFVLGATRGDGEYGEDITPNLRTVRSLPLQIPVDPQAQVTAPARLVVRGEAYVDKADFEEFNRRQEAEGGRTFANPRNFAAGSLRQLDSSITASRPIKLWVYQIVVLEGVDDPPATHSGSLAYLAALGLPVWPDYRCFDDGAFDELVAYVTDFGEQRHQLPFEVDGVVIKVDSLALQQELGFTGKDPRWAIAYKFAGQEAVTTLLDIVVNVGRTGAITPNAVLEPVQIGGVTVRAATLHNEDYIRELDIRIGDKVVVKRAGDVIPKVIRPLVELRDGSERPWVMPKTCPACGQPLVRPEGEAATYCVNNACPAQLVRKVEHFVSREAMDIAGFGYKQAELFVSKGFIKDLADIYYLPWDEILKLEGYKEKRVENLRAGIEASKNRPVHRLLTGLGIRFVGSVVAELIMDHYRSLYQLMEASQEELAAIDGIGPKIAESIVEYFSLEPNRALIRKFAAAGVRVEEEAPPEPAAPESLPLAGLTFVVTGTLPTFSRDEVKRYIEAHGGKVTSSVSSKTSYLVVGENPGSKLVKAQELGIPTLSEAELRALAGE; encoded by the coding sequence ATGAGCGAGACAACCGAAACGACAACGTCCTCTGCCCCATCGACCGCCGACCCCGCCCTGGTGGAGCGGCTGGAAAAGCTGCGCCAGGCCATCCGCTATCACCAGTACCGCTACTACGTCCTGGATGATCCGGTCATCAGTGACGAGGAGTTCGACGCGCTTTTCCGGGAGCTCCAGGCGCTGGAGGAGGCCCACCCCGAGCTGCGCACCGAGGACAGCCCCACCGTGCGGGTGGGCGGCGTGGTTTCCGACCGCTTCGAGCGCACCCGACATCCGGTGCCCATGCTGAGCCTGGCCAATGCCTTCACGACGGAGGATCTCTACGCCTGGCGGGAGCGGATCAAGCGCTTCCTGCCCCCGGAGCAACATGCCCAGCTCAGCTATGTGGCAGAGCCCAAGTTCGACGGCCTGACGGTGGTGCTCCACTACCAGGATGGGCGCTTCGTCCTGGGCGCGACCCGGGGCGACGGCGAGTACGGCGAGGACATCACCCCCAACCTGCGTACCGTCCGCTCCCTCCCCCTCCAGATCCCGGTGGATCCCCAGGCCCAGGTGACCGCGCCGGCCCGCCTGGTGGTGCGGGGCGAGGCCTACGTGGACAAGGCCGACTTTGAGGAGTTCAACCGACGCCAGGAAGCGGAAGGCGGCCGGACCTTCGCCAACCCCCGCAACTTTGCCGCCGGCAGCCTGCGCCAGCTGGATAGCTCCATCACCGCGTCCCGGCCCATCAAGCTGTGGGTCTACCAGATTGTCGTCCTGGAAGGGGTGGACGACCCGCCGGCCACCCACAGCGGGAGCCTGGCCTACCTGGCCGCGCTGGGCCTGCCCGTCTGGCCGGATTACCGTTGCTTCGACGATGGGGCCTTCGACGAGCTGGTGGCCTACGTCACCGACTTCGGCGAGCAGCGTCACCAGCTCCCCTTCGAAGTGGACGGCGTGGTGATCAAGGTGGATTCCCTGGCCCTGCAGCAGGAGTTGGGCTTCACCGGCAAGGACCCCCGTTGGGCCATCGCCTACAAATTTGCCGGCCAGGAAGCGGTCACCACCCTGCTGGACATCGTGGTCAACGTGGGGCGGACAGGCGCCATCACCCCCAACGCAGTGCTGGAGCCGGTCCAGATTGGCGGCGTCACCGTCCGGGCGGCCACCCTCCACAACGAGGACTACATCCGCGAGCTGGACATCCGCATCGGCGACAAGGTGGTGGTCAAGCGGGCCGGCGACGTCATCCCCAAGGTCATCCGCCCCCTGGTGGAGCTGCGGGATGGCAGCGAGCGTCCCTGGGTGATGCCCAAGACCTGCCCCGCCTGTGGCCAACCCCTGGTCCGGCCCGAAGGGGAAGCCGCCACCTACTGCGTCAACAACGCCTGCCCGGCCCAACTGGTGCGCAAAGTGGAGCACTTCGTCTCTCGGGAGGCCATGGACATCGCCGGTTTCGGCTACAAGCAGGCGGAGCTCTTCGTCTCCAAGGGTTTCATCAAGGACCTGGCGGATATCTACTACCTGCCCTGGGACGAAATTCTAAAGCTGGAAGGCTACAAGGAGAAGCGGGTGGAGAACCTGCGGGCCGGCATCGAGGCCAGCAAAAATCGCCCGGTCCACCGCCTGCTGACCGGCCTGGGCATCCGCTTCGTGGGGTCGGTGGTGGCGGAGCTGATCATGGACCACTACCGGAGCCTCTACCAGCTGATGGAAGCGTCCCAGGAAGAGCTGGCCGCCATCGACGGCATCGGCCCCAAGATCGCCGAAAGCATCGTCGAGTACTTCTCCCTGGAGCCCAACCGGGCCCTGATCCGCAAGTTTGCCGCGGCCGGGGTTCGGGTGGAAGAGGAAGCGCCCCCAGAGCCCGCCGCCCCGGAATCCTTGCCCCTGGCCGGCCTCACCTTCGTGGTGACGGGCACCCTGCCCACCTTCTCCCGAGACGAGGTGAAGCGCTACATCGAAGCCCACGGCGGCAAGGTCACTTCCAGCGTCAGCAGCAAGACCAGCTATCTGGTGGTGGGCGAGAACCCGGGTAGCAAGCTGGTCAAAGCCCAGGAGCTGGGCATTCCTACCCTTTCCGAAGCCGAACTGCGCGCCCTGGCGGGCGAATGA
- a CDS encoding SDR family NAD(P)-dependent oxidoreductase translates to MKLQGKVALVTGGARGLGRAYVLHLARLGADVVINDIDLNAAAEYDEPLTAATVMEEVEALGRRALGIQADVTDPDAVEAMMEEVLGTFGRLDILVNNAGGALRPQPHHSASDTPPDYHRYIMDINLTGTIYCCQAASRPMKEARSGKIVNVASQAGLWSGRDGGHMSYKVAKAGVIQYTRVLAAELGPFGICVNCIAPGWILSSRAIAGGRNSEESRARLEPQIPLRRLGTPEDCAKVVEFLVTDLSDYVTGQCIPVCGGYVAF, encoded by the coding sequence ATGAAACTGCAAGGCAAAGTCGCGCTGGTCACCGGGGGCGCCCGGGGGCTGGGCCGGGCCTACGTCCTGCATTTGGCCCGCCTGGGCGCCGACGTGGTCATCAACGACATCGACCTCAACGCGGCGGCTGAATACGACGAGCCCCTGACCGCCGCCACCGTCATGGAGGAAGTGGAGGCCCTGGGACGGCGTGCCCTGGGCATCCAGGCCGATGTCACCGATCCGGATGCAGTGGAAGCCATGATGGAAGAAGTCCTGGGAACCTTCGGCCGGCTGGACATTCTGGTGAACAATGCGGGCGGCGCCCTGCGCCCCCAGCCCCACCACTCGGCCTCGGACACGCCGCCCGATTATCACCGTTACATCATGGACATCAACCTCACCGGCACCATCTACTGCTGCCAGGCGGCCAGCCGCCCCATGAAGGAGGCCCGCTCCGGCAAGATCGTCAACGTGGCCTCCCAGGCAGGCCTGTGGAGCGGCCGAGATGGCGGCCACATGTCCTACAAAGTAGCCAAAGCAGGCGTGATTCAGTATACTCGAGTTCTGGCAGCTGAATTGGGACCTTTTGGCATCTGCGTGAACTGTATCGCGCCGGGATGGATCCTCTCCTCCCGGGCCATTGCCGGAGGCCGCAACAGCGAAGAAAGCCGGGCCCGGTTGGAGCCCCAGATCCCGCTGCGCCGGCTGGGTACGCCGGAGGACTGTGCCAAAGTGGTGGAATTCCTGGTCACCGACCTCTCCGACTACGTCACCGGCCAGTGCATCCCGGTCTGTGGCGGCTATGTGGCATTTTGA
- a CDS encoding amidase, giving the protein MYLYDAPLAPALKALQEGQHSLSLYVERMCRRLEQINPVIQAFLPEEGRLARLRQDVSSLRDRFPDPHARPPLYGALVGVKDIIHVDGFVTRAGSQLPPELFAGPEATCVRQLREAGALIMGKTVTTEFAYFEPGPTRNPHNLDHTPGGSSSGSAAAVAAGLCTLALGTQTIGSVIRPAAYCGVVGFKPSLGRIATEGIIYFSRTVDHVGLFTQDVAGMALAAAVLCEGWQPVQPEALPVLGVPDGPYLAQAEPAALEAFEEQLLWLQVGGYEVRRVAALDDIQELNRLHRRLIFAEFAQEHAPFWEQYVDLYRPQTLEAIRTGLTVGPDELAAAWAHCLELRQELANLMAQAGIDLWACPAATGPAPAGLHATGDPNMNLPWTHAGMPAVTVPAGRTETGLPLGLQLVAPFGDDERLLAWAGPIAQRLAIMDG; this is encoded by the coding sequence ATGTACCTATACGACGCACCCCTGGCTCCAGCCCTCAAAGCTCTCCAGGAAGGCCAGCACAGCCTCTCCCTCTACGTGGAGCGCATGTGTCGCCGCCTGGAGCAGATCAACCCCGTCATCCAGGCCTTCCTGCCCGAGGAAGGCCGACTGGCCCGCCTGCGCCAGGATGTGAGCAGCCTGCGGGACCGCTTCCCAGATCCCCACGCCCGGCCGCCCCTGTACGGTGCGCTGGTAGGGGTCAAGGACATCATCCACGTGGACGGCTTCGTGACCCGGGCCGGCAGCCAACTGCCGCCGGAGCTCTTTGCCGGCCCCGAAGCCACCTGTGTGCGCCAGCTGCGGGAGGCGGGCGCGCTCATCATGGGCAAGACGGTCACCACCGAGTTCGCCTATTTTGAGCCGGGGCCCACCCGCAACCCCCACAATCTGGACCACACCCCGGGCGGCTCCAGCAGCGGTTCTGCCGCGGCCGTGGCTGCGGGCCTCTGCACCCTGGCCCTGGGCACCCAGACCATCGGTTCCGTCATCCGACCTGCCGCCTACTGTGGCGTGGTGGGCTTCAAGCCCTCCCTGGGGCGCATCGCCACCGAGGGCATCATCTACTTTTCCCGTACGGTGGACCACGTGGGCCTCTTCACCCAGGATGTGGCGGGGATGGCCCTGGCCGCGGCGGTTCTCTGCGAAGGCTGGCAGCCTGTGCAGCCCGAGGCGCTGCCCGTCCTGGGGGTGCCCGACGGCCCCTACCTGGCCCAGGCGGAGCCCGCGGCCCTGGAAGCCTTCGAGGAGCAGTTGTTGTGGCTTCAGGTGGGGGGCTACGAGGTACGACGGGTGGCCGCCCTGGATGACATCCAGGAGCTGAATCGGCTGCATCGGCGCCTGATCTTTGCCGAGTTTGCCCAGGAACATGCCCCTTTCTGGGAGCAGTACGTGGACCTCTACCGGCCCCAGACCCTGGAGGCCATCCGCACCGGGCTCACCGTGGGACCGGACGAACTGGCCGCGGCCTGGGCCCACTGCCTCGAGCTGCGACAGGAGCTGGCAAACCTCATGGCCCAGGCAGGCATTGACCTTTGGGCCTGCCCTGCAGCCACCGGCCCCGCGCCGGCCGGCCTCCACGCCACCGGCGACCCCAACATGAACCTCCCCTGGACCCACGCGGGCATGCCTGCGGTGACCGTGCCGGCCGGCCGCACCGAAACAGGACTTCCCCTGGGCCTGCAACTGGTGGCTCCCTTCGGCGACGACGAGCGGCTGCTGGCCTGGGCCGGCCCCATCGCCCAACGGCTGGCCATCATGGACGGATGA
- a CDS encoding SDR family NAD(P)-dependent oxidoreductase, with protein MLLQDKVAIVAGAAWGGIGAATAYRFAQEGAKVVINTRQRAEKLEETAQRIREAGGQAVTVMGDVQDASAWEAMVQAALDHFGRIDILVHNASHSYLRRAVEFTQEEWNHGLAVTLTGPWLGAKHCIPEMVKVGGGAIVFISTVNATITNPHFGLYGAAKGGLNALTRSIALDYGRDGIRCNAIAPGQIVGERESARIAQDPLEDYLSRDCYPLGRYGRPDEIANVALFLASDLASFVTGIVLTADGGLTLQSPEALVRPSFRKRWRDDILVPKPLDEVELHY; from the coding sequence ATGCTGCTACAGGACAAAGTAGCCATTGTCGCCGGCGCCGCCTGGGGAGGCATCGGGGCCGCCACCGCCTACCGCTTCGCCCAGGAAGGGGCCAAAGTGGTCATCAACACCCGACAACGGGCGGAAAAGCTCGAGGAGACCGCCCAGCGCATCCGCGAGGCAGGCGGACAGGCCGTCACAGTCATGGGCGACGTCCAGGATGCCAGCGCCTGGGAGGCCATGGTCCAGGCGGCGCTGGACCACTTCGGCCGCATCGACATCCTGGTCCACAACGCCAGCCACTCCTACCTGCGACGGGCCGTTGAGTTCACCCAGGAGGAGTGGAACCATGGCCTGGCCGTCACCCTGACCGGCCCCTGGCTGGGCGCCAAGCATTGCATCCCCGAGATGGTCAAGGTGGGCGGCGGCGCCATCGTCTTCATCTCCACCGTCAACGCCACCATCACCAACCCCCACTTTGGCCTGTACGGCGCGGCCAAGGGCGGCCTCAACGCCCTGACCCGCAGCATCGCCCTGGACTACGGCCGGGACGGCATCCGCTGCAATGCCATCGCCCCGGGCCAGATTGTGGGCGAACGGGAGTCGGCCCGCATCGCCCAGGACCCGTTGGAGGACTACCTTTCCCGGGACTGCTACCCCCTGGGCCGCTACGGCCGACCCGACGAGATCGCCAACGTGGCCCTCTTCCTGGCCTCGGACCTGGCCTCGTTCGTGACGGGCATTGTGCTCACGGCCGACGGCGGTCTTACCCTCCAGTCGCCCGAAGCCCTGGTGCGGCCATCCTTCCGCAAACGCTGGCGAGACGACATCCTGGTGCCCAAACCCCTGGATGAGGTGGAGCTCCACTATTGA
- a CDS encoding ABC transporter substrate-binding protein — MRRFSLILTLVTLVGLLVTACVAPAPTGAPAAEAPAAAGEEAPAAEAAPAGEPQELVVSTWGFNQDLIDKNLTRPFEEKYNVKIVYETGNNSERLTKLIARKDNPNVDVVHFAGSFTVRALEEGVLQPIDPSLLTHYDELYDWAKDPIGQNAGVGYAISSYLLIYRTDKIAEPITSWADLLREDVKGYVTVPDLATTNGPATIVMLAKAFGGDIDNTEPAWERLPQLADQIVTTYQRSSELVSLFQQEEVWLAPYSSFAIGNLLETGLPLQRVIPVEGIPGTPSVVSIVAGSQKVDLAHKYIDFLISNEVQTAMALDLVDSPTNMTVEVPEDVAGLLTYGDEMINSLIFLDQAKLNAYQEEWLERWNEIMLK, encoded by the coding sequence ATGCGCAGATTCTCCCTGATCCTGACCCTTGTCACCCTGGTCGGCCTGCTCGTCACGGCCTGTGTGGCGCCGGCGCCAACCGGCGCGCCCGCGGCCGAAGCGCCGGCGGCGGCCGGTGAGGAAGCGCCCGCAGCCGAGGCGGCTCCTGCCGGGGAACCCCAGGAACTGGTGGTCTCCACCTGGGGCTTCAACCAGGACCTCATCGACAAGAACCTGACCCGTCCGTTTGAAGAGAAGTACAACGTCAAGATCGTCTACGAGACGGGCAACAACTCGGAGCGGCTGACCAAGCTCATCGCCCGCAAGGACAACCCCAACGTGGACGTGGTCCACTTTGCCGGCTCCTTCACCGTGCGGGCCCTGGAGGAGGGCGTCCTCCAGCCCATCGATCCCAGCCTGCTCACCCACTACGACGAGCTCTACGACTGGGCCAAGGATCCCATCGGCCAGAACGCGGGCGTCGGCTACGCCATCAGCAGCTACCTGCTCATCTATCGCACCGACAAGATCGCCGAGCCCATCACTTCCTGGGCCGATCTGCTGCGGGAAGACGTCAAGGGCTACGTCACCGTGCCGGATCTGGCCACCACCAACGGGCCGGCCACCATCGTCATGCTGGCCAAGGCCTTTGGCGGCGACATCGACAACACTGAGCCGGCCTGGGAGCGCCTGCCCCAACTGGCCGACCAGATCGTCACCACCTACCAGCGCAGCTCGGAGCTGGTCTCCCTCTTCCAGCAGGAGGAAGTCTGGCTGGCGCCCTACTCCAGCTTTGCCATCGGCAACCTGCTGGAGACGGGCCTGCCCCTCCAGCGGGTGATCCCGGTGGAGGGCATCCCGGGCACGCCCAGCGTGGTGAGCATTGTGGCCGGCAGCCAGAAGGTCGACCTGGCCCATAAGTACATCGACTTCCTCATCTCCAACGAGGTGCAGACGGCCATGGCCCTGGACCTGGTGGATTCGCCCACCAACATGACGGTGGAGGTGCCCGAAGATGTGGCCGGGCTGCTCACCTACGGGGATGAGATGATCAACAGCCTGATTTTCCTGGACCAGGCCAAACTGAATGCCTACCAGGAGGAATGGCTGGAGCGCTGGAACGAGATCATGCTGAAGTAG